In Marinobacter sp. M3C, the genomic stretch AAGACTCGTTACGGTAACGGCCAACACTCACTTCAACGCGTCGTATGCTGGCGTCTGCGGTGGCTGTTACACGAGTGATCACCTGCCAGCGATAAGGCCCGAACTCTCTGTCGTCGGCGACTTCACTGGTAGTTGGTAAACGGGTTTCCAGCCGTATTTCGTTGATTCGATTTTCCGCCAACCACGCCGCTAGAGTTTTGTCGCGAACACGCTCGTAACTGGCGATATACTGGCTGCCCACTTCCGCCGCCGCGGTTGCAATCAAACCAAAAATTAGAAG encodes the following:
- the gspI gene encoding type II secretion system minor pseudopilin GspI, giving the protein MRRSRGFTLIEVLVALLIFGLIATAAAEVGSQYIASYERVRDKTLAAWLAENRINEIRLETRLPTTSEVADDREFGPYRWQVITRVTATADASIRRVEVSVGRYRNESSDPDTVHSLAAFVGEK